A region from the Mercenaria mercenaria strain notata chromosome 7, MADL_Memer_1, whole genome shotgun sequence genome encodes:
- the LOC128558729 gene encoding uncharacterized protein LOC128558729 produces MAEKRSGNMENNSSDDAVPGRTEQILCQPCSSKNKQTVADVFCSTCDEFQCTECSNVHNTHAFLRNHKLVNAKEVKTKPAHFDMKGLDQCDEHQEVLKFFCEDENQLCCSTCAIVDHRKCHSVVEIQKIAGRSASTSSQLMVKLQEIKVKAEKVIKNTKSTIEQLGQDVKEVYLTIRRMRDNVMKMFDDLEVSVAKDAESFKTETFDKLTKKQSDSEELVAEATKSLETTDNVHQNGTSSQQFILEQRMRKQVDELSSNVDKEYQRLETVTVSFDFDETLKLPPLSIADYVPGQLTLKYSVPEAVKHTTPVDPIVKLTKITSIDLKQTGDDVKEPLYSGLDFLPDGRLVAVDNQTKKCLIYNDKLEKVGSYQLSYIPRRVVVVSEEEVAITSASQYKIDFLRVSKSNEITLIRTCKVKTQYYSICMKDEKHFVVGTIDDTRPVRIVSMSGEEKDFSTSFPNKKYPIGTSESTYIRNNDKVVLTDRYKHTVYIYDIKSNTRVVVKDDQIKEPRGVAVGPSDCIMVCSENTNSIVQISQTGRVLSSYKLDMYYPGSVCVSKDKSVLVVSNSAVGQKSLKTFKITN; encoded by the coding sequence atggcggaaaagaGGAGTGGGAATATGGAAAATAACAGCTCCGATGATGCAGTTCCTGGACGAACAGAGCAGATATTATGTCAGCCGTGTTCAAGTAAGAATAAACAAACAGTAGCTGATGTGTTTTGTTCAACATGTGACGAATTTCAGTGTACAGAATGTTCAAACGTACATAACACTCATGCGTTTTTGAGAAACCACAAGCTAGTGAATGCAAAAGAAGTGAAAACGAAACCAGCCCACTTTGATATGAAGGGACTAGACCAATGTGATGAGCATCAAGAAGTTTTGAAATTCTTCTGTGAGGATGAGAATCAGCTTTGCTGCAGTACATGTGCTATTGTGGATCACCGGAAATGCCACAGTGTCGTAGAAATACAAAAGATTGCCGGAAGGTCTGCATCAACAAGTTCCCAATTAATGGTCAAGTTACAGGAAATAAAAGTGAAAGCTGAAAAGGTCATAAAAAATACAAAGTCAACAATAGAACAGCTGGGTCAAGATGTTAAAGAGGTATATTTAACAATTAGACGAATGCGGGATAATGTTATGAAAATGTTTGACGATTTGGAAGTTTCCGTTGCTAAGGACGCTGAATCATTTAAGACAGAAACATTCGATAAGCTGACAAAGAAACAATCAGACAGCGAGGAACTCGTTGCTGAGGCAACGAAATCTCTGGAAACAACTGATAACGTTCATCAGAACGGAACGTCATCACAACAGTTTATACTGGAACAGAGAATGAGGAAACAGGTGGATGAACTTAGCAGCAACGTTGACAAGGAATATCAAAGGTTAGAGACCGTGACCGTTTcgtttgattttgatgaaacattgaAATTGCCCCCACTTTCGATTGCTGATTACGTTCCTGGACAATTGACATTAAAATACTCCGTACCAGAAGCTGTGAAACATACAACACCTGTAGATCCGATTGTTAAATTAACGAAGATTACTTCCATTGATCTGAAGCAGACTGGAGATGATGTCAAGGAACCGTTATACTCAGGACTGGATTTCCTGCCGGATGGTAGACTGGTTGCCGTAGATAATCAAACcaagaaatgtttgatttacaaTGATAAGCTTGAGAAAGTAGGATCATATCAGTTATCGTATATACCAAGGCGTGTTGTTGTTGTATCTGAGGAGGAAGTGGCGATAACAAGTGCTAGTCAATACAAGATAGACTTTCTACGTGTCagtaaatcaaatgaaataacTTTAATCAGGACATGTAAAGTAAAGACACAGTATTACTCTATATGTATGAAAGATGAAAAACACTTTGTTGTTGGAACTATCGATGATACAAGACCTGTTCGTATTGTATCAATGTCAGGAGAAGAGAAAGATTTCAGTACCAGCTTTCCGAACAAGAAATATCCCATAGGTACTAGTGAAAGTACATATATCAGAAACAACGACAAAGTGGTTCTCACTGATAGATACAAGCATACTGTCTATATATATGACATCAAGAGCAACACAAGAGTCGTTGTAAAGGACGACCAGATCAAGGAACCACGTGGTGTAGCAGTAGGTCCATCCGACTGCATCATGGTTTGCAGTGAAAATACAAATTCCATTGTACAGATCTCTCAAACAGGTCGTGTCCTATCATCGTACAAGTTAGATATGTATTATCCAGGCAGTGTCTGTGTTTCAAAGGATAAATCAGTACTTGTTGTTTCAAATTCCGCTGTAGGTCAAAAAAGTTTAAAgacttttaaaattacaaattaa